From the genome of Streptomyces xanthophaeus:
TGCCGACGCCGCTCCCGCTGCGCCGGGCCGTCTCCAGCGCCGCGGTCTGGTGGAACTCAGGACGACCGGGGCCGGTGACCGGGCGCAACGGACTCAGTTCACCCAGATCTGACATCACGTCCGCGAGGACGGCCAGTTGTGTCTCGTCGGCGAACGGGGCGTCGAGCCAGCCCGGTCGGTGGCGCTGAACCCTGCTCGCGGTGTGCGCCTCGCGCCGCGTGTGTGCGATGAGCAGCTCCTCGGGCAGCCCCGGTCGCGGGGGTAGGTTCCAGAGCGGCATGACGGCCGCCTGAATGGCCGGGCTCAGCTGCTCGTAAGCCGCAGCGGCGTGTGGGCGGGTCGGCAGGACGGGAACGTACAGCGGTCCGGACATGGCGGCTCCCCCTTGGCTCAGCCCGTGTCCTCTTGCCTCGCTCTTCAGGATCAGTTGCGTGGCCATTTCGCGGAATGACGCCTTTTCAGCCCACCTGGCTGGAATACACAAGAACCTGGTACCGCTGTGACCAGCGAGGTACTGTTCGTGATGCTCGGTGGCCGAATCCTGCGCGCAGCACACGCGCATGACAGTGCGTCTGCCGTGACGGATGCTTTGTCGACACCGGCCGTGCTGTGCCCGGCTGCTCCATGATTGGGCACGAGGCTTGAACCACCGGATACTCGGACTGACGGTACGGAACTTCCGCACCTTGACGGACACCAAGCTGCCACTGGGCCCTCTGACGGTCATGGTGGGGCCCAACGCAGCGGGCAAGTCGAACGTCCTGCACTCCCTGGAGTTTCTGGGCGATGTCGCACGGCACGGGATCGAATCGGCTCTCAACGGCCTCGGCGGCTTCGACGTGCTGGCCTTCCGAGGAGGCGGCAGGCCCCTGTCCCGCCTCTCGGTCGGTATCGAGGGGATCTGGTCGGACTTCGCCTCCGTTGAAGCACCCGACCGCTATGAGTTGAGCGTCTCTCACCCTCGACTGCCGGAGACTTCGCGTGCGCGGTCCACCACCTACAGGCGGGAGCGGTTCATCCAGCATCCCGAGAGAGGTGTGGAGACCTCGGTCGAGCTGACGAGCAGTTCACTGACGGTCCTCAGCCAGTTGGAAGCCGACAAAGCACACAGCCCGCTCACTGTCGGTCGCCTGGATTCCGCCCTTCACCACGTCACGCCCCGCCCCCAAGAAGGCCCTTCATCCGCAGCCATGAGTGAGGTGACGCAGCACCTCAAGGAGATCCGCGTCTTCGACCCGAATGTGCGTGCCGCGCGGGAGCCTGCCGCGATCAGCGACGCAGGACGCCACCTGAATGACGACGCCTCGAACCTGGCCGACTTCCTCAAGACGCTGCGCGACTTCCGAGACAAGGACAAGGACGGCCACAGAGTCATCTGGGAAGCGCTGCTGGATGACGTGAGGACGGTGGTCCCGCAGATCCGTGATATTCACCTGGTGGACACCCCCGGACAGACCGGTTACCTGTCGGTCGAGCTGGAGGAGAACCTTCTGAGAGGGCGTACACGCCTGCAAGACGCATCGTTCGGCACTGTGCGCCTGCTCTGCCTCCTGGCTCTCTTCCACGACCCGAATCCGCCTCTGCTGACCTGTATCGAGGAGATCGACCACGGCATCCACCCACACGCCCTGGAACTCCTCGCGGGCAGACTGCGCGAGGCCAGCCGCCGAGGGCAGTTCCTGGTTACCACTCACTCGCCGGCATTCGTCAATGAGCTGGAGCCGGAAGAGTTCATCGTCTGTGAACGAGGCCAGGACGGCGCATCTGTCATTCCTGCCCTCACGACGGATGAGGTGCGGGAACGCATCGAGGCATCCGAAGGCATGCCCCTTGGGGAACTTTGGTTCGCCAACACCCTGGGGGGCGGCCTGTGAGCCCCAAGGGAAGGCCGAACAAGGAGAACCGACCAGTCATAGTGGTTGCGGGTGAGAGCGAGAACGACAGGCAAGTCCTCCACCACCTCATCCGCTCCCTGCATCCTGGCAAGAAGATCGTGCCCATCCGAAGGAAAACGGTCCTCAGTACGGCCGAGAAGCATCTGAGCCCGCGGGTGGACGAGCTTCGCAGGTTGGCGAAGACAGCTGCCGTCGGGGCAGACCTTGCGGGAATCGTCGTACACGTCGATCTGGATACCGTGGACGAGGCGCGATATGTCAAGGTTCGCGAACGGATCACTTCGGAACTCAGCAAGGTATTTCCTTGCCCCTCCGCTCTCGCCTTGGCTGCCTACGAGACCGAGGCATGGCTCATGCAGTTCCCGAAGGCATTCTCACGACTCAACTCCGGTTGGACCCTGCACTCCAGGTACCGCGGTTGCGACCTCACCAAAGTTGATGATCCCAAGAAGAAGCTCATGGATCACCGCTGGGTGCCTTCGTATCGGGAGTCAGACGCGCCACGCATCATGGAGAAGGCCTTCTTGGAGGGCGAGCTCATGAAGCCGGACGGAAAGAACCGCTCGTACCAGGAG
Proteins encoded in this window:
- a CDS encoding AAA family ATPase, which encodes MLCRHRPCCARLLHDWARGLNHRILGLTVRNFRTLTDTKLPLGPLTVMVGPNAAGKSNVLHSLEFLGDVARHGIESALNGLGGFDVLAFRGGGRPLSRLSVGIEGIWSDFASVEAPDRYELSVSHPRLPETSRARSTTYRRERFIQHPERGVETSVELTSSSLTVLSQLEADKAHSPLTVGRLDSALHHVTPRPQEGPSSAAMSEVTQHLKEIRVFDPNVRAAREPAAISDAGRHLNDDASNLADFLKTLRDFRDKDKDGHRVIWEALLDDVRTVVPQIRDIHLVDTPGQTGYLSVELEENLLRGRTRLQDASFGTVRLLCLLALFHDPNPPLLTCIEEIDHGIHPHALELLAGRLREASRRGQFLVTTHSPAFVNELEPEEFIVCERGQDGASVIPALTTDEVRERIEASEGMPLGELWFANTLGGGL